The nucleotide sequence AAGTGCGAGGAGTTGAGGTCGGCGACGTGCGAGGACGACAGGCGCAGCGCGACGGTCTTCTTGTCCTGCGCGGCGACGAAGGGCGTGAATCCCGTGCCGGCGGCCGCCATCGCGAGCGGCAGGGCCGACGATGACTGGACGAAGCGGCGGCGTGAAATCGAGGTCATGGCTTGTCTCCTGTGGGGTCGAACGCCCGTTTGGTGGAACGATTTACTGTATCGATACACCAATGGCGTTGCAATGTTGATTCGGTAGGTGTTTTCCTTCGTAAACGGCGGGTTTTGGGGGCGCTGGGGGCGCGTGCACAGGACAGCGGGTACTTCCCTCCGCGAATGTCCCCCGGCCTTCGGCCTCCTCCTTGATTTCGCTGCGGGAAGCACCCGCTGCCCTGTGCACGTGGGCGCTGCGGTGATGCCGGCCGATCAACTGCTGCGCGTCTGGCGCGCGTCGGCGGGGTACTCCCCGCAGCGAAATAAAGGAGGAGCCGAAGGCGGGGGACATTCGCGGAGGGGAGTACCCCGTCGGCGCGCGCTCGCCCCCGGCCTACGACAACACGGCCCCCTCACCATTGCCACGGAACACACGACCCGCTAGGGTTGTCCGCATGACCCCAGAGACCTCCCCCGACGCCGCGAGAAGCTACGCCATCCAGATGCACGGCGACCAGAAGTACGGCGTGCACCCCTACGTCCACCACCTCGATGCAGTGGTCGCGCTGCTGCGGCCATATGGGGAACAGGCGCAGGTCGTGGGCTACCTGCACGACGTGGTGGAAGACACCGACGCCACCGTGGCCGACATCGCCGAACGCTTCGGCACGCTGGTGGCGGGTTGCGTGGCACTGCTGAGCGACGCGCCCGGTGCCAACCGCAAGGAGCGCAAGGCCCGGACCTATGCCGCCATGTCGCATGTGAAGGGCGAACAGGAACTCGCGCTGACCGTGAAGGCCGCCGACCGACTGGCCAACGTGCGCGCCTGCGTGGCCGATGGCCATCGCGACCTGTGGGAGACCTACCGCGGCGAGCACGCCACCTTCAAGGCCGCCGCCTACAGGGCCGGCCAGTGCGATCCGCTCTGGGCCGAGCTCGATACCCTGCTCAGCGACGCCGCGGCGCCTGAGCGCAGGCCGACGGCTTGAGGCCCAGCCCTTGGCGACGCGT is from Variovorax paradoxus and encodes:
- a CDS encoding bifunctional (p)ppGpp synthetase/guanosine-3',5'-bis(diphosphate) 3'-pyrophosphohydrolase, with the protein product MTPETSPDAARSYAIQMHGDQKYGVHPYVHHLDAVVALLRPYGEQAQVVGYLHDVVEDTDATVADIAERFGTLVAGCVALLSDAPGANRKERKARTYAAMSHVKGEQELALTVKAADRLANVRACVADGHRDLWETYRGEHATFKAAAYRAGQCDPLWAELDTLLSDAAAPERRPTA